In Limibacter armeniacum, a single window of DNA contains:
- a CDS encoding ABC-F family ATP-binding cassette domain-containing protein — translation MLTIQNLSFHFGSRTMYDEASLHIKPKNRIGVIGFNGAGKTTLLKLIYGQLQPDGGTISKPNDCTIGFLNQDMLSYETGQSILEVTMEAFGDIITLQEDIDQILKEMETNYRDELVGELAKKQERFEAMDGYTAKAKAEAILEGLGFSTADLERPLRNFSGGWRMRVMLAKLLLQKPSVLMLDEPTNHLDLPSIQWLEQYISNYEGAVLIVSHDREFLDRAVNSIVEVAGGKLIQYSGNYTFYLQEREQRMEVQRNAFENQQQKIKQTEQFINRFRAKSTKARQVQSKVKMLEKMDMVDAVHEENPEMNLRFTFKQQSGKIVSEMKNVTKAYGENVIFRDSSLHIERGDKIAFIGANGKGKSTMLRVIDGSEPIQEGETKKGHNVITTFYAQHQLESLTLDNEILDELKQAGSEKTELELRTILGAFLFSGEEVNKKIKVLSGGEKSRVALAKTLISEANFLMLDEPTNHLDIQSVNVLIQALQQYEGTYIVVSHDRHFISHIANKIWYVENQEVKEFPGNYEEFCYFMEQREAEQQGTDSTQSSKPKKEKKQRSDSERKEWQKKVNQTKKKLEKAEELVMELEEKKEALEGELANPEIFSDSKKLQELNATYEQTKSDLETANEDWENLMLELEELEEQDSN, via the coding sequence ATGCTTACAATACAAAACCTATCTTTCCACTTCGGCAGTCGCACCATGTATGATGAGGCGTCACTGCATATCAAGCCCAAAAACAGGATTGGGGTTATTGGTTTTAACGGAGCCGGAAAGACTACGCTTCTAAAATTGATTTACGGTCAGCTTCAGCCTGACGGTGGCACTATCAGCAAGCCAAACGATTGTACGATTGGTTTCCTGAATCAGGATATGCTGTCTTATGAGACAGGACAGAGTATCTTGGAAGTGACCATGGAAGCATTCGGAGATATTATCACGCTTCAGGAAGATATTGATCAAATCCTGAAAGAAATGGAAACCAACTACCGTGATGAGTTGGTTGGGGAGCTGGCCAAGAAGCAGGAACGCTTTGAAGCAATGGACGGTTATACTGCCAAAGCAAAGGCGGAAGCTATTCTGGAAGGATTGGGCTTTTCGACAGCTGATCTGGAGCGACCACTCAGAAACTTCTCTGGTGGTTGGCGTATGCGTGTGATGCTGGCAAAATTGCTTTTGCAAAAGCCATCGGTCCTGATGCTTGACGAACCTACCAACCACCTTGACTTGCCGTCAATCCAGTGGTTGGAGCAATATATTTCCAATTATGAAGGAGCAGTACTGATTGTTTCTCACGATAGGGAGTTTTTGGATCGTGCTGTCAACTCAATTGTGGAAGTTGCAGGCGGTAAGCTGATCCAATACAGCGGAAATTATACCTTCTATTTGCAGGAGCGTGAGCAGCGCATGGAAGTGCAGCGAAATGCTTTCGAAAACCAGCAGCAGAAGATCAAGCAGACCGAGCAGTTTATCAACCGTTTCCGTGCCAAGTCTACCAAGGCGAGACAGGTACAGTCAAAGGTGAAGATGCTTGAGAAAATGGATATGGTGGATGCCGTCCATGAGGAAAACCCTGAGATGAACCTGCGTTTTACCTTTAAGCAGCAGTCAGGCAAGATTGTTTCGGAAATGAAAAACGTAACCAAGGCATATGGTGAAAATGTAATCTTCCGTGACTCTTCACTGCATATCGAAAGGGGAGACAAGATTGCTTTTATCGGTGCCAACGGTAAGGGTAAGTCTACAATGCTTCGTGTCATTGATGGCTCAGAACCTATACAGGAAGGGGAAACCAAGAAAGGTCACAACGTGATCACCACTTTTTATGCACAGCACCAGCTGGAGTCTCTGACATTGGACAATGAGATTCTGGATGAGCTTAAGCAGGCAGGATCGGAAAAGACAGAGCTGGAGTTGAGAACAATTTTGGGTGCATTCCTTTTCTCCGGAGAGGAAGTGAACAAAAAGATCAAGGTGCTTTCTGGTGGTGAGAAATCTAGAGTGGCATTGGCAAAAACGTTGATCTCGGAAGCCAACTTCCTGATGCTTGACGAACCTACCAACCACTTGGATATCCAGTCTGTCAATGTACTGATTCAGGCATTGCAGCAGTATGAAGGTACTTATATTGTGGTTTCTCACGACCGTCACTTTATTTCCCATATCGCCAACAAGATTTGGTATGTGGAAAATCAGGAAGTGAAGGAGTTTCCAGGTAACTATGAGGAGTTCTGTTACTTTATGGAGCAACGTGAAGCTGAACAGCAGGGAACAGACAGTACACAATCGTCCAAGCCAAAGAAGGAGAAGAAACAGCGATCAGACAGCGAGCGTAAGGAGTGGCAAAAGAAGGTGAACCAAACCAAGAAGAAGCTTGAAAAAGCCGAAGAGTTGGTCATGGAACTGGAAGAGAAGAAGGAAGCGTTGGAAGGCGAACTTGCCAACCCTGAAATTTTCAGTGATTCTAAAAAGCTGCAAGAGCTGAATGCAACTTATGAGCAGACCAAGTCAGATTTGGAGACAGCCAATGAGGACTGGGAAAACCTGATGTTGGAACTGGAAGAATTAGAAGAACAAGATAGCAATTAG
- a CDS encoding HTTM domain-containing protein has product MNQIPTPPALEKPSVFQQFFAWLKHPIDIAPLVYFRIVGGALMTIELTGGMFTSYIKNLLHPGFHFSYMLFPWIKPWSEPWMMYLHFCLNVVLGVMVVFGAYYRIATLLLCLSATSIFLMEKALYINHIYLYCLMVFLLSLLPANRAFSYDVKRGKVKEVSEVPAWTVYILAFQIAVVYFFAGIAKLNSDWLYAQPLKIWFASKGDHPVLGWLLVKEWYPYLVAYGGLFFDLFVVPFMLWKKTRKATFWIACFFHATNALTFGIGTFPWFSAAATLLFFPADSFRNWKWLNKHLPAKGTAAFQFDSANRMVYPIVISYLIIQLAMPFRQFWYEGNTSWFDEGHNFSWHMMLRSKSGRAFFFVKDGVTGKEEKVSPTKYLNRKQYGRMIGKPDMLLEFAHFIRDEYVKKGWQEVSVSAYCKVSLNGRDSQIMLDRNVVLTEQERGLHHYDWVKPLTMPIK; this is encoded by the coding sequence ATGAACCAGATTCCAACCCCTCCAGCATTGGAAAAGCCATCTGTTTTTCAGCAATTTTTTGCATGGCTAAAACACCCCATTGACATTGCTCCATTGGTATATTTCCGCATAGTAGGTGGAGCTCTGATGACCATAGAACTTACAGGTGGGATGTTTACCAGCTATATTAAAAACCTGCTGCATCCCGGATTTCACTTTTCCTATATGCTATTTCCATGGATAAAGCCTTGGTCTGAGCCATGGATGATGTACCTGCATTTCTGTCTGAATGTAGTATTGGGGGTGATGGTAGTTTTTGGTGCTTATTATCGTATAGCCACCTTACTGCTGTGCCTGAGTGCGACCAGTATTTTCTTGATGGAAAAAGCACTTTATATAAACCATATCTACCTGTACTGCTTAATGGTTTTTCTGTTGAGCTTACTTCCGGCCAATAGGGCATTTTCTTATGACGTTAAGCGAGGTAAGGTAAAAGAAGTGTCTGAAGTTCCAGCTTGGACAGTTTATATTCTGGCTTTTCAGATTGCAGTAGTCTATTTTTTTGCAGGAATCGCCAAGCTTAATAGTGATTGGTTATATGCCCAGCCATTGAAGATTTGGTTTGCTTCCAAAGGGGATCACCCAGTGTTAGGATGGCTGTTGGTAAAAGAGTGGTATCCATATTTGGTGGCTTATGGAGGTTTGTTTTTTGACTTATTTGTAGTACCATTTATGTTATGGAAAAAGACAAGGAAAGCAACATTTTGGATAGCTTGCTTTTTTCATGCTACCAATGCCCTGACTTTCGGGATCGGAACTTTCCCTTGGTTTTCGGCTGCTGCCACTTTACTTTTCTTCCCTGCAGACTCTTTCAGGAATTGGAAGTGGCTCAACAAGCATTTGCCTGCAAAAGGAACGGCTGCTTTCCAATTTGATTCAGCTAATAGAATGGTTTACCCAATCGTTATCAGTTATCTGATCATTCAATTGGCAATGCCTTTTAGGCAGTTTTGGTATGAGGGGAATACCAGTTGGTTTGATGAGGGACATAATTTTTCATGGCATATGATGTTGCGTTCCAAATCTGGCAGGGCTTTCTTCTTCGTTAAAGATGGCGTAACTGGTAAAGAGGAAAAAGTAAGCCCAACAAAGTACCTAAATCGGAAGCAGTATGGCAGGATGATTGGCAAACCCGATATGCTGTTGGAGTTTGCACACTTTATAAGGGATGAATATGTAAAGAAGGGATGGCAAGAGGTGTCTGTATCAGCTTATTGTAAAGTCAGTCTCAATGGTAGGGATTCACAAATTATGCTCGACAGAAATGTGGTACTGACTGAGCAGGAGCGAGGCTTGCATCATTATGACTGGGTCAAGCCATTGACAATGCCGATCAAATAA
- a CDS encoding DUF3592 domain-containing protein produces the protein MKITFLEMLGIFFKDYRHSYGIAPIIVGIVIVSMLWDESDAHHFQLLLNQNSVCQGEVVSVEDVSFNNEEGEFINQKHYDFQYKVAEKTYTKETILEDRDYSKGQTIEVEYLTKDPSIATIANEKHVHVNMSTILFAAMLILLGFGIILWLLKEAIQKISIIHNGKLGTGKLVSSEISYESNHHTTHELKFRYEVEGKDYICKIKTREPEVLEDEEFEWLIYDQHHPARSVLVDTLPPTIRKRFEAEAQTFPTN, from the coding sequence ATGAAAATCACTTTTTTGGAGATGTTAGGCATCTTCTTTAAAGACTACAGACACTCCTACGGTATTGCACCAATTATAGTAGGCATTGTCATAGTCTCCATGCTTTGGGATGAATCTGATGCTCATCACTTCCAATTACTTCTCAATCAAAATAGTGTATGTCAAGGTGAAGTTGTCTCGGTAGAAGATGTATCTTTTAATAACGAAGAAGGGGAATTTATCAACCAAAAGCACTATGATTTTCAATATAAGGTAGCTGAGAAAACTTATACTAAAGAAACTATTCTTGAAGATCGGGACTATAGCAAAGGACAAACCATTGAGGTAGAATACCTCACTAAAGATCCTTCAATTGCCACCATTGCCAACGAAAAACATGTACATGTCAATATGAGTACGATTCTTTTTGCTGCGATGCTGATACTATTGGGATTCGGTATTATACTCTGGTTACTCAAGGAAGCAATTCAAAAAATAAGCATTATACATAATGGAAAGCTGGGAACGGGTAAGCTGGTATCATCTGAAATTTCTTATGAGTCAAACCACCATACAACTCACGAGCTAAAATTCAGATATGAGGTAGAGGGTAAAGACTATATCTGTAAAATAAAGACCCGAGAACCTGAGGTCTTGGAAGATGAAGAATTTGAATGGTTGATTTACGATCAGCACCATCCTGCCAGAAGTGTACTGGTGGATACTTTACCTCCAACCATTAGAAAAAGGTTTGAAGCTGAGGCTCAAACTTTCCCTACAAATTAA
- a CDS encoding coiled-coil domain-containing protein, translating to MKNNLHYQMLLNNLKSLAKPSTLVLGLMAAFYLGTLKSNDIELLTELLKNEKTKLEAENAGQQDMIKSQEFKIRSLEKEITRLETLLKTPPQAFSEFQQTQDHVNELLELHKQAVIMNDSREQFVTAISQNNHYNRQIIQELRSLNKLTIQFQDDMELLKAKINHQDKVLQATQKDIEHIKNQNHYLSPKPNSDLNFPDFKTDVLEGKMPDTTISWLWYPKLFKLISTFSIAITCILCIIAFTFIYLNRSNTFFHKKSQDPYS from the coding sequence ATGAAGAATAATCTACACTACCAAATGCTGTTGAACAATTTGAAAAGTCTCGCAAAACCATCCACATTAGTTTTAGGACTTATGGCTGCATTTTACTTGGGCACTTTGAAGAGTAATGACATTGAGCTACTTACTGAATTACTCAAGAATGAAAAAACAAAACTTGAAGCTGAGAATGCAGGACAACAGGACATGATTAAAAGTCAAGAGTTCAAAATACGGTCGCTTGAAAAAGAAATCACCCGTTTGGAAACACTCCTTAAAACTCCTCCTCAAGCCTTTTCAGAATTTCAACAGACGCAAGATCACGTCAATGAGTTGCTTGAATTGCACAAACAAGCTGTCATCATGAATGACAGTCGGGAACAATTTGTCACAGCTATATCTCAAAACAATCATTACAACAGACAGATTATACAGGAACTTAGGTCTCTGAATAAACTGACAATACAGTTTCAAGACGATATGGAACTACTTAAGGCGAAGATAAACCATCAGGACAAGGTACTTCAGGCTACTCAAAAAGATATTGAGCATATTAAAAACCAAAATCATTACTTATCCCCAAAACCGAACAGCGACCTTAATTTCCCAGATTTCAAAACAGACGTACTGGAAGGAAAAATGCCTGACACAACCATCTCTTGGTTGTGGTATCCAAAGCTGTTCAAATTAATTTCTACGTTTAGTATAGCTATTACATGTATACTTTGCATAATTGCATTTACGTTTATTTATTTGAACAGATCCAATACCTTTTTCCACAAAAAAAGTCAGGATCCATATTCATAA